The following is a genomic window from Streptomyces chrestomyceticus JCM 4735.
ATCCGGTGGGCGGGGAGCGCGAGCCGTACGGGCGGGCGGCCGCCGTGCTCGGCGGAGGACACGTCCAGTACCGCGAGTTCCCGGCCGAAGACATGCACGGTCCCGTCCCGGTCGTCGATCCTGCCCTGGACGGAGACGACGTTGTCCTCGGCCAGCGCGTGCTGCACGAGCTGGTAGGCGGCGGGGAAGAAGAGCACCTCGACGGCCGCGTCGCGGTCCGTGAGCTGCACGACGGCCCAGGCGTTGCCCTGCCGGGTCACCTTGAGCTGGACGCCGGTGATCAGCCCGGACAGCCGCACCTCTCCGGTGGTGCGGCCGGAGGCGAGCAGTTCGGCGATGGAGCAGTCCCGGGCGCCGGCGAGGATGTGTTCGGCGCCGTCCAGCGGGTGGGCGGAGACGTAGAGGCCGAGCATGTCGCGTTCGGTCGCCAGGAGCTGCCTGCGGGGCCACTCCGCGTCGTCGACGGGGAAGTCGAGGCCGAAGACCGGCCCGCCGCTCCCTGCTCCGGCCCCGTCTCCGCCCAGTCCGGCGAACAGGTCGTCCTGCCCGTAACTCGCCGCCTTCTTCACGGGGATGACGGCGTCGACGGCTTCCTCGTGGACGGCCGTGAGCCCCTTGCGTGAATGCCCCAGGGAGTCGAACGCACCGGCCTTGATCAGGGACTCCACGGCCCTCTTGTTCAGTGCGGGCAGGCCGGCCTTGCCGAGGAAGTCGGCGAAGGAGGTGAACTTCCCTTCCCGGCGGCGCGCGTCGACCACGGCCGCGATGACGTTCTCGCCGACGTTGCGTACGGACCGCAGCCCGAACCGTACGTCGTCGCCGACGGCGGTGAATTCGGCGACGGACTCGTTCACGTCCGGCTGGAGGACGCGGACACCGTTCTTGCGGGCGTCGGCGAGGTAGACCGCGGCCTTGTCCTTGTCGTCACCGACCGAGGTGAGCAGCGCGGCCATGTACTCGGCCGGATAGTTGGCCTTGAGGTAGGCGGTCCAGTACGAGACGAGTCCGTACCCGGCGGTGTGCGACTTGTTGAACGCGTAGCCGGAGAACGGCAGCATGACGTCCCACAGGGCCTTGACGGCCTCCTCGCTGAACCCGTTGCTCCGCATGCCGTCGTGGAACTTGTCCCACTCCGCGGCCAGTACCTCCGGCTTCTTCTTGCCCATCGCACGGCGCAGCAGGTCGGCACCGCCGAGGGTGTATCCGGCCAGCTCCCGCGCGATGGCCATGATCTGCTCCTGGTAGACCAGCAGATGGAAGGTGTTGCCGAGGATCGGCTCCAGTGCCTCCCGCAGCTCGGGGTGGATCGGGGTGATCTCCTGGCGGCCGGTCTTGCGGTGGGCGTAGTTGGTGTGCGCGTCGGCCGCCATGGGGCCGGGCCGGTAGAGGGCGTTGACGGCGGCGATGTCCTCGAAGCGGGTGGGCTCCATCTGCCGCAGCAGGACGCGCATGCCGCCGCCGTCGAGCTGGAAGACGCCGAACGTGTTGCCCTCGGCCAGCAGCCGGTACGTCTTCGGGTCGTCCAGCGGGATCACGACGGTGGCCGGGTCGCCGTCCAGCGGGTCCACGGTGGCCAGGCTGACGCCCCGGTTCTCCCGGACGTTCTCGATGGCCTGGTCGATCACGCCCAGGTTCCGCAGGCCCAGAAAATCCACCTTGACCAGGCCCATGGCCTCGCAGGACGGGTAGTCGAACCCGGTGATCTTCACACCGTCCGCGGCGCGCATGTGCAGCGGGATGCGGTCGGTGAGCTTCGTCTTGGACAGGATCACCGCGGCGGCGTGCACACCGGTGCCGCGGGTCAGGCCCTCCACCCCGCGGGCGGTGTCGACGACCCGCCGCACGTCCGGCTCGCTCTCGTACAGCCGCCGGATCTCGGCGGCCTCCGCGTACCGCTCATGGGCGGGGTCGAAGACGGCGGCCAGCGGGGCCGGCTTGCCGTTCTGGTCCGGCGGCAGCGCCTTGGTGATCCGCTCGCCGTGGGCGTAGGGGTAGCCGAGGATGCGCGAGGAGTCCTTGATCGCGTTCTTGGCCTTGATCCGGCCGAACGTATTGACCATGGCGGTGTACTCGTCGCCGTACTTCTCCGTGACGTAGCGGACCATCCGGTCGCGCTGCCGGTCGTCGAAGTCGAGGTCCACGTCCGGCGGGTTGATGCGCTCGGGGTTCAGGAACCGTTCGAACAGCAGGCCGTGCTCCAGGGGGCACAGCTCGGTGATACGGATGGCGTAGGCGACCAGGGAGCCGGTGGCGGAGCCCCGGCCCGGACCCAGCGGAATCCGGTGCTGCCGGGCGTGGCGGCAGATGTCCGCCACGACGAGGAAGTACGAGCTGAAGCCCATCGGGCCGATGACCGCCATCTCGGTCTCGAAACGCTCCAGGATGTGCGGCGGCACCGGACTCCCGTACCGCATCGCGAGTCCTGCGAGCACTTCCTTGCGCAGCCACGACTCCTGCGTCTCGCCGTCGGGCACGTCCGGAAAGCGCGGCATCTCGTCGACATGGTCGAAGACCTCGTCGTAGGACTCGACGCGCTCGGCGACCAGCAGGGTGTTGTCGCAGGCCGCCGGCAGCTCCGCGAACAGGCGGCGCATCTCGGCGGCGCTCTTGAGGTAGTAGCCGGAGCCGTTGAAACGGAAGCGGTCCGGGTCGTCCTTGTTCTTGCCGACACCGATGCACAGCAGGCTGTCGTGGGCGTCGGCCTGGTCCTCGGTGACGTAGTGCGCGTCGTTGGTGGCCAGGAGGGGGAGGTCCAGGTCCTTGGCCAGGCGCAGCAGGTCCGCCCGGACCTCCCGCTCGATGGCCAGGCCGTGGTCCATCAGCTCCAGGAAGTAGTGCTCCCGGCCGAAGATGTCCTGGTAGGCCGCGGCGGCGGCCCGCGCCTCGGCGTACTGGCCCAGCCGCAGCCGGGTCTGGATCTCGCCGGAGGGACAGCCGGTGGTGGCGATGATGCCCTCCGGCCGCCCGGCGATCAGGTCGCGGTCCATGCGCGGCTTGCCGGCGGGGAACTGGCCCTCGTAACTGGCCTGCGTACTGAGCCGGAACAGGTTCCGCAGGCCCTGGCTGTTCCGCGCCCACATGGTCAGGTGGGTGAAGCGGCCGCCACCCGAGACGTCCTTCGACCCCTCACCGTCCGCGCCGACGGCCCGCCGGCCGCCCGGCCCCCAGAACTCCTGCTTCCGTACGAACCGGGACGAAGGCGCCACGTACGCCTCGATGCCGATGACCGGCCTGACGCCCTCGAAGTCCTTGGCGACCTGCGCGAACTCATAGGCACCGAACATGTTGCCGTGATCGCTCATGGCGATCGCCGGCATGCCCTGCCGGGCCACCTCGCCGAACATCGGCCGCAGCTTCTGCGCGCCGTCCAGCATCGAGTACTCGGTGTGGTTGTGCAGGTGGACGAAGGAATCCGGCACGGGTGCATCGCCTCCGGGGGGAGCCAGGGGGGCCAGGGGCCTGCCAAACCGCAGGTTGACCGGATACATCCAAGCGAGCGCGGATCGCCTGGATCAAGCAACCGAGTGGCCACCCATAATCAACCACCGGTTGTCCGCCTAGGATGTCGGCGTGGATCTCACTGCCGTACGCACCTTCGTCACCGCCGCGGACGCGGGACAGTTCCAGGAAGCCGCCGCCGAGCTGTCGATCACCCCGCAGGCCGTCTCCAAACGCATCGCCGTGCTGGAGAAGGACCTCGCCGTGCCGCTGTTCAGCCGTACGGCCCGCGGGGCCCGGCTCACCATCGACGGGCAGGCGTTCCTGCCGTACGCCCGGGCCCTCCTCCAGGCCGAGGAGCGGGCCGCCGCCTCCGTACGGCCGGGGCGGCGGGCGCTGCGTGTGGACGTGATCGGCCGCCGGGTCTCGGTGGCCGGGCTGCTGCGCGGCTTCCACCGTGCGCACCCGGAGACCGAGCTGGACGTGGTGACCCTGTTCGACTTCGACACGGCCGTCGCCGCCG
Proteins encoded in this region:
- the dnaE gene encoding DNA polymerase III subunit alpha translates to MPDSFVHLHNHTEYSMLDGAQKLRPMFGEVARQGMPAIAMSDHGNMFGAYEFAQVAKDFEGVRPVIGIEAYVAPSSRFVRKQEFWGPGGRRAVGADGEGSKDVSGGGRFTHLTMWARNSQGLRNLFRLSTQASYEGQFPAGKPRMDRDLIAGRPEGIIATTGCPSGEIQTRLRLGQYAEARAAAAAYQDIFGREHYFLELMDHGLAIEREVRADLLRLAKDLDLPLLATNDAHYVTEDQADAHDSLLCIGVGKNKDDPDRFRFNGSGYYLKSAAEMRRLFAELPAACDNTLLVAERVESYDEVFDHVDEMPRFPDVPDGETQESWLRKEVLAGLAMRYGSPVPPHILERFETEMAVIGPMGFSSYFLVVADICRHARQHRIPLGPGRGSATGSLVAYAIRITELCPLEHGLLFERFLNPERINPPDVDLDFDDRQRDRMVRYVTEKYGDEYTAMVNTFGRIKAKNAIKDSSRILGYPYAHGERITKALPPDQNGKPAPLAAVFDPAHERYAEAAEIRRLYESEPDVRRVVDTARGVEGLTRGTGVHAAAVILSKTKLTDRIPLHMRAADGVKITGFDYPSCEAMGLVKVDFLGLRNLGVIDQAIENVRENRGVSLATVDPLDGDPATVVIPLDDPKTYRLLAEGNTFGVFQLDGGGMRVLLRQMEPTRFEDIAAVNALYRPGPMAADAHTNYAHRKTGRQEITPIHPELREALEPILGNTFHLLVYQEQIMAIARELAGYTLGGADLLRRAMGKKKPEVLAAEWDKFHDGMRSNGFSEEAVKALWDVMLPFSGYAFNKSHTAGYGLVSYWTAYLKANYPAEYMAALLTSVGDDKDKAAVYLADARKNGVRVLQPDVNESVAEFTAVGDDVRFGLRSVRNVGENVIAAVVDARRREGKFTSFADFLGKAGLPALNKRAVESLIKAGAFDSLGHSRKGLTAVHEEAVDAVIPVKKAASYGQDDLFAGLGGDGAGAGSGGPVFGLDFPVDDAEWPRRQLLATERDMLGLYVSAHPLDGAEHILAGARDCSIAELLASGRTTGEVRLSGLITGVQLKVTRQGNAWAVVQLTDRDAAVEVLFFPAAYQLVQHALAEDNVVSVQGRIDDRDGTVHVFGRELAVLDVSSAEHGGRPPVRLALPAHRITEASVRELKRILADHPGDSPVHLSVRGPHKTTVYALQATVDAATVASDVKGAFGADAWTGLA